The following are from one region of the Leucobacter sp. Psy1 genome:
- a CDS encoding tripartite tricarboxylate transporter permease, which translates to MLDAALEALAAFTEPTMLLFLGVGVLIGLIIGVIPGLGGTGAVAVLLPFVFVLEPNQAIAMIIGAVAVVHTSDVITSVVLGIPGSASASVFLLDGHELAKKGQAGRVLSMSFIASMLGGLVGIIALTLVVPIAQPIVTAFGSPEIFALIIMGVFLTAMLSKGNVVKGLLISAFGLALGLVGVSPVSAEYRYTFGSEFLTDGIGLVAAALGIFGLAEIIDLVAKKGSISSGSVSLSGGWRQGIRDVFTYKGDVLRGSAVGVGVGVLPGVGATAGSWLAYGQAQAFASRRKNSQFGKGDPRGVIAPSAASNGIESGALIPTLLFGVPGAAPFALLLGVLLIFGIQPGPTLITNDLDLVYLIVWAFAIASVVGAALAFFMARPLARLSFVAFPVLAAALIPILFMSGFQEPLNLNVFYLMLLLGIIGWACKMTNIPRAPFLIAFVLAEPLERYYFLTVNAFPPQEWLTRPFVIVILVILLAAVLVPVFRRLRRGGGVVADGQVSEKSDLAAPPFMELIISVLAVLFFVTTIVLSVEFSDNGRLFPVAVGSAGLLLSLISLVRDIVRARSEGGLGRLNEAWMQRLAIVGKSTLWVLAYIWLVFALGMMVGSGVFALVFLLVVARMRWWATLIYTAAIVGALYLLVEYAQLVPPSGYLL; encoded by the coding sequence ATGTTAGACGCAGCTCTCGAAGCGCTGGCGGCCTTCACCGAACCGACGATGCTCCTGTTTCTCGGCGTCGGTGTGCTGATCGGCCTCATCATCGGCGTGATCCCCGGGCTCGGCGGCACCGGTGCCGTCGCCGTCCTCCTCCCGTTCGTATTCGTGCTGGAGCCCAACCAGGCGATCGCCATGATCATCGGGGCGGTGGCAGTGGTGCACACCTCCGACGTCATTACCTCCGTGGTGCTCGGGATCCCGGGCTCCGCATCAGCATCAGTGTTCTTGCTCGATGGGCACGAGCTCGCGAAGAAGGGTCAGGCCGGCAGAGTTCTGTCCATGAGCTTCATCGCGTCGATGCTCGGCGGTCTCGTCGGCATCATCGCGCTGACCCTCGTGGTACCGATCGCGCAGCCCATCGTGACCGCGTTCGGATCCCCTGAGATCTTCGCGTTGATCATCATGGGCGTGTTTCTCACTGCGATGCTCTCCAAGGGCAACGTCGTGAAGGGCCTGCTGATCTCGGCCTTCGGGCTGGCATTGGGTCTCGTCGGCGTCTCCCCGGTCTCGGCCGAGTACCGGTACACCTTCGGATCCGAGTTTCTCACTGACGGCATCGGACTGGTCGCGGCGGCTCTCGGCATCTTCGGCCTGGCCGAGATCATCGATCTCGTGGCGAAGAAAGGTTCCATCTCGAGCGGTAGCGTCTCACTCAGCGGCGGTTGGCGCCAGGGTATCCGGGACGTCTTCACGTACAAGGGAGACGTGCTGCGCGGGTCCGCGGTCGGCGTCGGCGTCGGCGTACTCCCGGGCGTCGGAGCCACGGCGGGATCCTGGCTGGCGTATGGCCAGGCGCAGGCTTTCGCCAGCCGGCGCAAGAACTCGCAGTTCGGCAAGGGAGACCCCCGCGGCGTGATCGCCCCGTCGGCGGCGAGCAACGGCATTGAGTCCGGTGCGCTGATCCCCACGCTCCTCTTCGGAGTTCCCGGCGCGGCGCCATTCGCCCTGCTCCTCGGTGTGCTGCTCATCTTCGGGATCCAGCCCGGCCCGACCCTGATCACGAACGACCTGGATCTGGTCTACCTGATCGTCTGGGCTTTTGCGATCGCGAGCGTAGTCGGCGCCGCCCTGGCGTTCTTCATGGCTCGGCCTCTCGCCCGCTTGAGCTTTGTCGCATTCCCAGTGCTCGCCGCAGCGCTCATCCCGATCCTGTTCATGAGCGGTTTCCAGGAGCCGCTTAACCTGAATGTCTTCTATCTGATGCTGCTGCTCGGCATCATCGGCTGGGCGTGCAAGATGACGAACATCCCGCGCGCTCCGTTCCTGATCGCGTTCGTGCTCGCGGAGCCGCTGGAGCGGTACTACTTCCTGACGGTGAACGCGTTCCCGCCGCAGGAGTGGCTGACACGTCCGTTCGTGATCGTGATCCTGGTGATCCTGCTCGCCGCGGTTTTGGTCCCGGTCTTCCGCAGGTTGCGGAGGGGTGGCGGAGTCGTCGCCGACGGCCAGGTGTCCGAGAAGTCCGACCTCGCGGCTCCTCCCTTCATGGAACTGATCATCTCGGTGCTCGCGGTGCTCTTCTTCGTCACCACGATCGTCCTCTCGGTGGAGTTCTCCGACAACGGAAGACTCTTCCCCGTGGCTGTCGGTTCCGCCGGTCTGCTGTTGTCGTTGATCAGCCTGGTCAGGGACATCGTGCGAGCCAGATCCGAAGGTGGTCTCGGGCGTCTCAACGAGGCGTGGATGCAGAGGCTGGCGATCGTCGGCAAGTCGACCCTGTGGGTGCTTGCATACATCTGGCTGGTCTTCGCTCTCGGCATGATGGTCGGGTCGGGCGTGTTTGCGCTCGTCTTCTTGCTGGTCGTCGCGCGGATGCGCTGGTGGGCGACGCTGATCTACACCGCCGCTATCGTCGGCGCGCTGTACCTGCTGGTCGAGTACGCTCAGTTGGTGCCGCCGAGCGGCTACTTGCTCTGA
- a CDS encoding LysE family transporter, with translation MAPAIWLSLFGAFVVISLTPGAGAVNTMSNSISVGWRRSMWGIIGQQAALLVHVAIVAAGVGVLVAGSPVIFNTIRVLGAAYLAYLGVRLILTRPVGGPAGVDPTALSTESAGSLVRRGFWVNLLNPKAIVFFLAFMPQFIRPDQPLLPQYAILAATVVAVDTLVMWFFFAAAAKPFRRAVSSARGQRIMNTVFGSLFVGVAALLLFVH, from the coding sequence GTGGCTCCCGCGATCTGGCTCTCGCTGTTCGGCGCGTTCGTCGTCATCAGTCTCACCCCGGGTGCCGGCGCCGTGAACACGATGTCGAACTCCATCTCGGTGGGGTGGCGCCGTTCGATGTGGGGCATCATCGGGCAGCAGGCGGCACTCCTCGTGCACGTCGCCATCGTGGCCGCGGGCGTCGGTGTGCTCGTTGCCGGGTCGCCCGTCATCTTCAACACCATTCGTGTGCTGGGGGCTGCGTACCTGGCCTATCTTGGGGTGCGGCTGATCCTGACCCGGCCGGTCGGCGGACCGGCCGGTGTCGATCCGACGGCGCTCAGCACGGAAAGCGCGGGGTCCCTCGTGCGCCGCGGCTTCTGGGTGAACCTGCTGAACCCGAAGGCGATCGTGTTCTTCCTCGCGTTCATGCCGCAGTTCATTCGTCCGGATCAGCCGCTGCTCCCGCAGTACGCGATTCTGGCTGCGACCGTTGTGGCCGTGGACACCCTCGTGATGTGGTTCTTCTTCGCGGCGGCGGCGAAACCGTTCCGTCGGGCGGTGTCCTCGGCCCGCGGGCAGCGCATCATGAACACGGTGTTCGGGTCCCTCTTCGTGGGAGTCGCGGCGCTGCTGCTGTTCGTGCACTGA
- a CDS encoding CPBP family intramembrane glutamic endopeptidase: MSSRTDIRPQAGPLGVVAALAVCLIAPAFFVLEIVWLGIALAAVGLLLAWAVVRRGRAGMQPATAPRPPSLLRDLSLIVMGLGIVRLIPLAAELDNLAMLRFTLALGGAVAVPYLVSRFIYRDRATSFPWRGDGGRWTRAQWIWLVAVIVLAWLILPFYFISSGVYQNWPEVDTVDLIVRLFIGVGAVGIWDELFFICTVFALLRRHFPFWTANVLQSIVFVSFLWELGYREWGPILTIPFALVQGLIFVKTRSLSYVVTVHLLFDAVVFAVIVHAHNPHLFDVFPFTG, encoded by the coding sequence ATGAGCAGCCGAACGGACATCCGCCCCCAGGCCGGCCCGCTCGGTGTCGTCGCCGCGTTGGCGGTCTGCCTGATCGCTCCCGCATTCTTCGTGCTCGAGATCGTGTGGCTCGGGATCGCGCTCGCCGCCGTCGGGCTCCTGCTGGCGTGGGCGGTGGTGCGCCGGGGGAGGGCTGGCATGCAGCCCGCGACCGCACCTCGACCGCCGTCGCTCCTGCGTGATCTCTCGCTGATCGTGATGGGGCTCGGCATCGTCAGGCTCATTCCGCTGGCCGCCGAACTCGACAACCTGGCGATGTTGCGCTTCACCCTTGCACTCGGAGGCGCGGTCGCGGTGCCCTACCTGGTCTCGCGATTCATCTACCGTGATCGCGCGACGTCGTTCCCGTGGCGGGGCGACGGTGGTCGCTGGACCCGGGCTCAGTGGATCTGGCTCGTCGCGGTGATCGTGCTCGCGTGGCTGATCCTTCCCTTCTACTTCATCAGCTCGGGCGTCTACCAGAACTGGCCAGAGGTGGACACCGTCGACCTCATCGTGCGCCTGTTCATCGGCGTCGGTGCGGTCGGCATCTGGGACGAACTCTTCTTCATCTGCACCGTGTTCGCGCTGCTGCGACGGCACTTCCCGTTCTGGACGGCGAACGTGCTGCAGTCGATCGTGTTCGTCTCGTTCCTGTGGGAGCTCGGATATCGGGAGTGGGGGCCGATCCTCACCATTCCGTTCGCCCTCGTGCAGGGCCTGATCTTCGTGAAGACCCGGTCACTGTCGTACGTGGTGACGGTGCACCTGCTGTTCGACGCCGTCGTGTTCGCGGTGATCGTGCACGCCCACAACCCGCACCTGTTCGACGTCTTCCCGTTCACCGGGTAA
- a CDS encoding PadR family transcriptional regulator has product MTTDVGTQLRRGVVEYCVLGLVAEAPKYGWELSEALVAHNLIASIGTLYPLLARLRDRGWIEAFHEHSTSGPTRKYYRLTTLGAEHLQAFRAQWAPFTRTVDTIITGGAS; this is encoded by the coding sequence ATGACTACGGACGTGGGCACGCAGCTGCGACGCGGAGTCGTCGAGTACTGCGTTCTCGGCCTGGTCGCGGAGGCCCCGAAATACGGGTGGGAGCTGTCGGAAGCGCTCGTGGCCCACAACCTCATCGCGAGTATCGGCACGCTCTACCCGTTACTGGCAAGACTGCGGGATCGCGGATGGATCGAAGCGTTCCACGAGCACTCGACGTCGGGCCCCACTCGCAAGTACTACCGGCTCACCACGCTGGGTGCCGAACATCTCCAGGCATTCCGCGCGCAGTGGGCCCCGTTCACTCGCACGGTCGACACCATCATCACGGGAGGCGCATCATGA
- a CDS encoding tripartite tricarboxylate transporter substrate binding protein yields the protein MNRDISRRAVLGAGVLTLVASVVGCAPPQTAYNPSGEGIVDVVIPYSTGGGTDTWGRFITPYFAEKQPDVNRYQIENIPGGESITGTNAFVHTGVTDGQQLLVSSATTYFQGMLGQSTVDFDFSEMEPLVLNGTGAVLWTSTDSGIDSVEDLIGADEPFRYGGMSASGLDLVPLLALEALGADVRGVFGMEGRGPTRLAVQRGESDLDFQTTATYLSQVEPLVENGEALPLFAIGTLEDGEVVRDPNLPEDIPTFEELYEQYGGKTEHERLAYEAYQAFVVPGFFYQKGLWANTGTDEEVVQAYTEMVHELNADDEFLAESDSALGGYELIAGGDARDSFREALEMDEEVLEFTKQLLTDKYDAVLD from the coding sequence GTGAATCGGGATATATCCCGCAGAGCCGTTCTCGGAGCGGGGGTGCTCACACTAGTCGCGAGCGTCGTCGGCTGCGCTCCGCCCCAGACGGCGTACAACCCCTCGGGGGAGGGCATCGTCGACGTCGTCATCCCCTACAGCACGGGTGGCGGAACGGACACCTGGGGGCGTTTCATCACCCCGTACTTCGCCGAGAAGCAGCCCGACGTCAACCGGTACCAGATCGAGAACATTCCCGGCGGTGAATCGATCACCGGCACCAATGCGTTCGTCCACACCGGAGTGACGGATGGTCAGCAGTTGCTGGTGTCGTCGGCGACGACGTACTTCCAGGGCATGCTCGGGCAGAGCACGGTCGACTTCGATTTCTCAGAGATGGAGCCGCTGGTACTCAACGGCACTGGTGCGGTGCTCTGGACGAGCACGGACAGCGGCATCGATTCGGTCGAGGATCTGATCGGCGCCGACGAACCCTTCCGCTACGGTGGCATGTCGGCGTCGGGCCTGGACCTGGTTCCCCTGCTGGCGTTGGAAGCGCTCGGAGCCGATGTGCGCGGCGTTTTCGGCATGGAGGGTCGCGGACCCACCCGCCTGGCCGTGCAGCGCGGCGAGTCCGACCTCGACTTCCAGACGACGGCGACGTACCTGTCGCAGGTGGAACCGCTGGTGGAGAACGGGGAGGCCCTGCCCCTATTTGCGATCGGCACGCTGGAGGACGGCGAAGTCGTCCGCGATCCGAACCTGCCCGAGGACATCCCGACGTTCGAGGAACTCTACGAGCAGTACGGCGGAAAGACGGAGCACGAGCGCCTCGCCTACGAGGCATACCAGGCCTTCGTCGTGCCAGGGTTCTTCTACCAGAAGGGCTTGTGGGCCAACACCGGCACCGATGAAGAGGTCGTACAGGCCTACACCGAGATGGTGCACGAGCTCAACGCGGACGATGAGTTCCTGGCCGAATCCGACAGCGCCCTGGGGGGCTACGAACTGATCGCGGGCGGGGATGCTCGCGACAGCTTCAGAGAGGCTCTTGAGATGGACGAGGAAGTCCTCGAATTCACGAAGCAACTGCTTACCGACAAGTACGACGCCGTACTGGACTAG
- a CDS encoding excinuclease ABC subunit UvrA yields the protein MSGEHSAVHPADAHTTIVVSGAREHNLKNVSVEIPKRRLTAFTGVSGSGKSSLVFSTIAAESQRLINETYSAFLQGFMPSQSRPDVDVLEGLTTAVVVDQERMGANPRSTVGTATDVNAMLRIVFSRIGDPYVGPPNAFSFNTASISGAGAVQFEKDGKIVKERRDFAVLGGMCPKCEGRGSVSDFALDELYDADKSLAEGALKVPGFSMDGWYGRIFGALLPMETPIRDFTEQQLHDLLYKEPTKVKVEGSNLTYEGLIPRIQKSMLSKDREAMQKHIRAFVDRAIVFTPCPDCGGTRLNEAARSAKVNGLNIAEASALQITDLAEWVRSIDDPGLAPLIANLSHTLDSFVQIGLGYLSLERPSGSLSGGESQRTKMIKHLGSSITDATYVFDEPSIGLHPHDIQNMNELLLRLRDKGNTVLVVEHKPEMIGIADHVIDLGPLAGSAGGEVCFSGTVEGLRASGTLTGTHLDDRAKLKESVRKATGAIEVRGADQHNLENVDVDVPLGVLTVITGVAGSGKSSLIHGNVSNREGVVAVDQGAIRGSRRSNPATYTGLLDPVRTAFAKANGVKPALFSANSEGACPECKGAGVIYTELGVMATVESTCPVCEGRRFNDAVLEYTLGDKSIADVLELSMSEARDFFATAEAKIPKAVKILDRLVDVGIGYIKLGQPLSTLSGGERQRLKLAIHMIEDADTYVLDEPTTGLHLADVENLLGLLDRLVDAGKSVIVIEHHQAVMAHADWIIDLGPGAGQQGGRVMFEGTPADLVTAKSTLTGEYLAAYVGA from the coding sequence ATGAGTGGTGAGCACAGCGCAGTCCATCCCGCCGACGCCCACACGACGATCGTCGTGTCTGGGGCTCGCGAGCACAATCTGAAGAACGTGAGCGTCGAGATTCCGAAGCGGCGCCTGACCGCCTTCACCGGGGTGTCGGGGTCTGGCAAAAGCTCGCTCGTGTTCAGCACGATCGCTGCGGAGTCGCAGCGGCTCATCAACGAGACGTACAGCGCCTTCCTGCAGGGCTTCATGCCGTCGCAGAGCCGCCCTGACGTGGATGTGCTCGAGGGACTGACGACGGCGGTCGTCGTCGACCAGGAACGCATGGGCGCGAACCCCCGCTCGACCGTCGGCACAGCCACCGATGTGAACGCCATGCTGCGCATCGTGTTCTCGCGCATCGGCGATCCATACGTGGGGCCGCCGAACGCGTTCTCGTTCAACACGGCATCCATCTCGGGTGCTGGCGCGGTGCAGTTCGAGAAGGACGGCAAGATCGTGAAGGAGCGCCGCGACTTCGCGGTCCTCGGCGGCATGTGTCCGAAGTGTGAGGGTCGCGGCAGCGTCTCCGATTTCGCGCTCGACGAGCTGTACGACGCCGACAAGTCCCTCGCGGAGGGCGCATTGAAGGTACCGGGGTTCAGCATGGACGGCTGGTACGGGCGCATATTCGGGGCGCTGCTGCCGATGGAAACGCCGATCCGCGACTTCACCGAGCAGCAGCTCCACGACCTCCTCTATAAGGAGCCGACGAAGGTCAAGGTCGAGGGCTCGAACTTGACGTACGAGGGGCTGATCCCGCGCATCCAGAAGTCCATGCTGTCGAAGGACAGGGAGGCGATGCAGAAGCACATCAGGGCGTTCGTGGATCGCGCGATCGTGTTCACTCCCTGCCCCGACTGCGGGGGTACCCGCCTCAACGAGGCCGCACGTTCGGCGAAGGTCAACGGTCTGAACATCGCCGAGGCGAGCGCACTGCAGATCACGGATCTCGCGGAGTGGGTGCGGTCGATCGACGATCCAGGCCTCGCCCCGCTCATCGCGAACCTGTCGCACACGCTCGACTCGTTCGTGCAGATCGGGCTGGGGTATCTCAGCCTGGAGCGTCCCTCGGGCAGCCTCTCGGGTGGCGAATCGCAGCGCACCAAGATGATCAAGCACCTGGGATCGTCGATCACCGACGCGACGTATGTCTTCGACGAGCCGTCGATCGGGTTGCACCCGCACGACATTCAGAACATGAACGAGCTGCTGCTGCGGCTGCGCGACAAGGGCAACACGGTGCTGGTGGTCGAGCATAAACCCGAGATGATCGGGATCGCCGACCACGTCATCGACCTCGGCCCCCTCGCGGGCTCGGCGGGCGGCGAGGTCTGCTTCTCGGGCACGGTGGAGGGCCTGCGTGCGAGCGGCACCCTCACGGGCACGCACCTCGACGACCGAGCGAAGCTCAAGGAATCCGTGCGCAAGGCGACCGGCGCGATCGAGGTTCGGGGAGCCGACCAGCACAACCTGGAGAACGTCGATGTCGATGTGCCGCTCGGGGTGCTCACGGTCATCACCGGCGTCGCCGGTTCGGGCAAGAGCTCACTCATCCACGGGAACGTGTCGAATCGCGAGGGCGTGGTGGCCGTCGATCAGGGCGCGATCCGCGGATCGCGCCGATCCAACCCGGCAACCTACACCGGGCTCCTCGACCCCGTGCGCACCGCCTTCGCGAAGGCGAACGGCGTGAAGCCGGCACTGTTCAGCGCGAACTCGGAGGGCGCCTGCCCCGAGTGCAAGGGCGCCGGCGTCATCTACACCGAGCTCGGCGTCATGGCGACGGTCGAGTCGACCTGCCCGGTCTGCGAGGGCCGACGGTTCAACGACGCAGTCCTCGAGTACACGCTCGGCGACAAGAGCATCGCCGATGTGCTCGAACTGTCGATGAGCGAGGCGCGCGACTTCTTCGCCACTGCCGAGGCGAAGATACCGAAGGCGGTGAAGATCCTGGACCGTCTGGTCGACGTCGGGATCGGGTACATCAAGCTCGGTCAGCCCCTCTCGACCCTGTCAGGCGGGGAGCGCCAGCGCCTGAAGCTGGCGATCCACATGATCGAGGATGCCGACACGTACGTGCTCGACGAGCCCACGACCGGGCTGCACCTCGCCGATGTCGAGAACCTCCTGGGGCTCCTGGATCGCCTCGTCGACGCCGGCAAGTCGGTGATCGTGATCGAGCACCACCAGGCCGTCATGGCCCACGCGGACTGGATCATCGACCTCGGGCCGGGGGCAGGACAGCAGGGCGGACGCGTCATGTTCGAGGGCACCCCCGCCGACCTGGTCACGGCGAAGTCCACCCTGACCGGCGAATACCTGGCAGCGTACGTGGGCGCGTAA
- a CDS encoding FadR/GntR family transcriptional regulator: protein MTTVRRESLAEQAAELLLHRIQDGEWRVGSKLPGETTLAPQLGVGRSTAREAIRILAGKGVLATRQGAGVFVLSVEALEPWPSVLGRADILAVLDARAAIETEAAVLAAGRRTSGDLADLNRTLRAREDPQPTISGHVEADLAFHRCIVRAAHSPLLLELFDGFASRSLQAMTNMLRLVDHPESGADQHSHAEIADAIAARDGERAGALTRAHLRTLAARLG, encoded by the coding sequence ATGACCACCGTGCGCCGAGAATCGCTTGCCGAGCAGGCCGCCGAACTCCTCCTCCACCGCATCCAGGATGGTGAGTGGCGCGTCGGCAGTAAGCTCCCCGGCGAAACGACGCTTGCCCCGCAACTCGGCGTGGGCCGCTCCACCGCCCGTGAGGCCATCCGCATTCTCGCCGGCAAAGGGGTACTTGCCACTCGTCAGGGTGCCGGGGTCTTCGTATTGTCGGTCGAGGCACTGGAGCCGTGGCCGTCCGTGCTTGGTCGGGCAGACATCCTCGCCGTCCTCGACGCGCGCGCCGCCATCGAAACGGAAGCGGCCGTTCTCGCCGCCGGCCGCCGCACCTCCGGCGACCTTGCGGACCTCAATCGCACCTTGCGGGCGAGAGAAGACCCTCAGCCGACCATCAGCGGCCACGTCGAAGCCGACTTGGCATTTCACCGCTGCATTGTACGAGCGGCACACAGCCCCCTCCTGCTGGAACTCTTCGACGGTTTCGCCTCACGGAGCCTGCAGGCGATGACGAACATGCTCCGTCTGGTCGATCACCCCGAGTCCGGTGCCGATCAGCACAGCCACGCAGAGATCGCCGACGCCATCGCCGCACGAGACGGCGAGCGGGCCGGTGCACTCACCCGGGCGCACCTGCGAACACTCGCCGCACGACTCGGCTAG
- a CDS encoding DUF4190 domain-containing protein produces the protein MSIADGTTTPMTESASVYVPDEKLSDEPVVAPGDRTIAERRARAFSVTSFILGIVSVAAGWTFFVPIVGLVLGLIALKKPTVDRTLTIWGIVLNGVMLALFALAAIAIMFFIGAGLAMVPFAA, from the coding sequence ATGAGCATCGCAGACGGCACCACCACCCCCATGACCGAGTCGGCATCGGTCTACGTTCCCGACGAGAAGCTGTCGGATGAGCCCGTCGTCGCTCCCGGGGACCGCACCATCGCCGAACGTCGCGCACGCGCCTTCTCGGTCACCAGCTTCATCCTCGGTATCGTCTCGGTCGCCGCGGGTTGGACCTTCTTCGTGCCGATCGTCGGCCTCGTGCTCGGCCTCATCGCCCTCAAGAAGCCGACCGTCGACCGCACCCTCACCATCTGGGGCATCGTGCTCAACGGCGTCATGCTCGCACTCTTCGCGCTGGCCGCGATCGCGATCATGTTCTTCATCGGGGCCGGCCTCGCAATGGTGCCCTTCGCGGCCTAG
- a CDS encoding 2-isopropylmalate synthase gives MPSHRYRDVHSRVDVPLASREWPNRMLEHAPLWVPVDLRDGNQALAEPMDPVRKRRFFDLMIAMGYKEIEVGYPSASRTDYDFVRLLADTDIAPEDVTLVVFTPARRELIERTVESIRGVRNPVVIHMYTATAPVWRDLVLGVDRTGLRELILAGGRDVLEFAGDMPNVRFEFSPEVFNLTEPDFALEMCDAMTSLWDASADRPVILNLPATVEVASPNVYADQIEYMHRNLARRDAVILSVHPHNDRGTGVACAELAVLAGAERVEGCLFGNGERTGNVDLVTLGLNLHAQGVDPMIDFSDIDEIRRTVEHCNSIDVHPRHPYVGDLVHTAFSGTHQDAIKKGFAEHRSRAAAESRAASDIAWRIPYLPIDPADIGRSYDAVIRVNSQSGKGGVAFLLESEYGIVLPRRLQIDLAREVQVRTEASGGEVTPAEVRDIFERAYLEDLPVRSIELVDVETTAHTTSVKLRAEGQLRTSTHSGIGPVEALTAALADFGLLIDVRVLHQTSVASGTDSEAITLIEYRSEKSTGWAGGRHRSVLAASLAAVMRAANRAHAELDADTRAVQGDRHEASLSG, from the coding sequence ATGCCGTCTCACCGATACCGAGACGTCCACTCCCGAGTGGATGTGCCTCTGGCAAGCCGGGAGTGGCCGAATCGTATGTTGGAACACGCGCCCCTGTGGGTGCCGGTGGACCTGCGCGACGGCAATCAGGCGCTGGCCGAACCGATGGACCCAGTACGGAAGCGACGATTCTTCGACCTCATGATCGCCATGGGCTATAAGGAGATCGAGGTGGGGTACCCCTCGGCTTCTCGCACAGATTACGACTTCGTTCGTCTCCTGGCCGACACGGATATCGCCCCGGAGGATGTGACCCTCGTGGTGTTCACGCCGGCCAGGCGCGAGTTGATCGAGCGGACTGTGGAGTCGATCCGCGGGGTACGGAACCCCGTGGTCATCCACATGTACACGGCCACGGCTCCGGTATGGCGCGACCTCGTCCTCGGGGTCGACCGAACCGGTTTGCGCGAGTTGATTCTGGCCGGTGGTCGTGACGTGCTGGAGTTCGCCGGCGACATGCCGAATGTGCGATTCGAGTTCTCACCCGAGGTGTTCAATCTGACGGAACCCGACTTCGCCCTCGAGATGTGTGACGCGATGACATCGCTGTGGGACGCGAGTGCGGATCGACCCGTGATCCTGAACCTGCCGGCGACCGTCGAGGTCGCCTCACCGAACGTGTACGCCGATCAGATCGAGTACATGCACCGAAACCTAGCACGGCGCGACGCGGTTATCCTCTCGGTGCATCCGCACAATGATCGGGGCACGGGGGTGGCCTGCGCCGAGCTCGCCGTGCTCGCCGGAGCGGAACGCGTGGAGGGGTGCCTCTTCGGAAACGGGGAGCGCACCGGCAACGTGGATCTCGTCACCCTCGGGCTGAACCTCCACGCCCAGGGGGTCGATCCGATGATCGACTTTTCCGACATCGATGAGATTCGCCGCACGGTCGAGCACTGCAACAGCATCGACGTTCACCCCAGGCACCCGTACGTCGGGGACCTGGTGCATACGGCGTTCTCGGGGACGCACCAGGACGCGATCAAAAAGGGATTCGCCGAGCACCGATCCCGAGCCGCTGCTGAAAGTCGTGCCGCGAGCGACATCGCGTGGCGCATTCCTTACCTGCCCATCGATCCCGCAGACATCGGGCGCAGCTACGACGCGGTGATCCGCGTGAACTCCCAATCCGGCAAGGGCGGTGTCGCTTTCCTGCTCGAATCCGAGTACGGCATTGTGCTGCCGCGCCGTCTACAGATCGATCTCGCGCGTGAGGTCCAGGTGCGCACCGAGGCGAGCGGTGGCGAGGTGACGCCGGCGGAAGTGCGAGACATCTTCGAGCGCGCCTACCTCGAGGATCTCCCTGTGCGCTCCATCGAGCTCGTCGACGTCGAGACCACAGCGCACACGACGTCGGTGAAGCTCCGTGCAGAGGGGCAGCTGCGCACCAGCACCCACTCGGGGATCGGGCCCGTCGAGGCGCTCACCGCTGCGCTCGCGGACTTCGGGCTGCTGATCGACGTGCGCGTCCTTCACCAGACCAGCGTCGCCTCGGGTACCGACAGCGAGGCGATCACGCTCATCGAGTACCGCAGCGAGAAGTCGACCGGATGGGCGGGTGGCCGGCATCGTTCGGTGCTCGCCGCATCGCTCGCGGCGGTCATGCGTGCCGCGAATCGGGCGCACGCCGAGCTCGACGCCGATACCCGCGCGGTTCAGGGAGACCGTCATGAGGCTTCACTCAGCGGATGA